A segment of the Echinicola strongylocentroti genome:
ACGTGTGTGTTTTTTCCGAGATGGATGGGTTTGGCACAGCCTTTTACCTGTCCACTCCGTACAGCTTTGATATGGTTGGCGTTGATGTCCAGGCCCACACAGTGATAATGGTCAGGATCTACACAGCAAGCGGCTCCTACACTTCCCAATGTCTCTGCCAACACAACACTCGCTCCTCCATGTAACAAACCAAACGGCTGTTTTGTTCTGTGATCTACAGGCATGGTCGCCTCCAAATAATCCTCACCGATTTTGGTAAAGCGAATACCTAGATGTTCCAACATATTGCCCTCAACAAATTGATTTAACATTTCTAGGTTGAGGTTTTTGGGAAATATCATGAAATTTGAAATAAAAACGTTTTCTTTGAAATGAATTTATAACCTTTTTTGACTTTCGAGAAAATGTACGAAAAAGGATGCTTCTAAAGAAGTTACTTTACTTAGCAGTGACCCAATTGACCAGTATAACTTTACTTAAGAAATCGATAACAAAAATACAGAATATTGAGTACTAAAAAAATTTACTTGGTTCGCCATGGGCAAACAGACTATAATCTAAGAGGTGTCGTCCAAGGAAGCGGCATCAATGCTTCTATCAATGCGACTGGTCGGAAACAAGCGGAAGCTTTTTATGAGGCATATAGGCATATCAAATTTGATAGGATTTACTATACTGGGTTGAAGCGTACACGACAGTCTATCGAGCGGTTTTTGGATAATGGTACGCCTTATGAGTCATTACCTGATCTGAATGAGATCAGTTGGGGCAAGTATGAAGGGGTGCCTATGACCAAGGATGAGCATTCGTATTATCAGGGAATGTTGGAAAAATGGTCTGATGGCGATCTTGATTTCTCCATAGAAGGCGGTGAGTCCCCTAATATGGTTTTTGCGCGCTTGAAAAGGGGACTTGAGTATATTTTGTCCCAAGAAGGAGAGACCATCTTGATCTGCATGCACGGAAGGGCTATGCGTATAATGCTAAGTCTGATGCTGGACTATGATCTACGGTTTATGGATGTTTTTGATCACCATAACCTAGGATATTATGAGCTGACTGTAAAAGAGGATGGAAAGTTTATATTAGATCGCTATAATCACGTGAAGCACTTAAAGATCAAAGGATTGATTGGGTAATCTTGCCTTTCTTTTTATCCTCTTCTTTGTCTACTGGCTGGCTGTTAAATGAAACCAATAGTTCTTGAAAATTTTCTTTTGATTCGCTCAGGTCTATTACTCTGAAAGCTACTTCTTGTAGAGGCTTCCAAGTGGTGTTGTTGATTTGAACCAATTGTTGGGCAATATGACATTTGTCAAAGTCACAGTTGGCTACATTGATAAAAATGACTGCATCTGAATTTCCAGTATAGGTTTTGGTTTTATAATCCTCGATAAAGCTGAGCTCAATATACTCAGCACTCGATTTGAGTTCTTTTAATTCCTTCTTGCTGAAGATGACGACGAATGTTTTGTCTTCTGGATTTTTGCAGAAACCTACCGATACTAAAAGAGTCAATAGCGGTACAAATATTAAATGCTTCATCTGGGTAATATATAAAAATTTTCTCCTGGATTCAAGAGGTGTTGATACTTATCGGAAAAAAATAATGTTGAGGTAATTCCTGTTTGAAAATATCGACGCGATTAGGGATCAAGCAATTTATCTGGGGGAGGTCGGCACACTTTCTTAGCCCTGCTTTATTTCCGACTGTTTTGAGAGTAAGGGTATCTGGCTGTAATAAAAAAAGCCCGGAAAAACCGGGCTTTAAATTATTTTTTAGCTCTTGAGCTTCTTTTTTTCTTTGGAAGTGTTTCGTCTTCTATCTCATCGGCTACATCTGCAAGGATTCTTCCGCAGTGCTCACAGACAATAAGTTTTTTCTTCTCTCTAATGTCTGCTTGACGTTGAGGTGGCACGATGTTAAAACATCCACCACAGGCACCTCTCTTTACTTCCACTACCGCAAGGCCGTTTTTGGCATTTGCTCGGATCTTCTTGTATGACTTGATCAGCCTGTCTTCGATTTTCTTGGTAGCTTTTTCTCTTTCAGCTTTGAGTTTGCTCT
Coding sequences within it:
- a CDS encoding hotdog fold thioesterase produces the protein MIFPKNLNLEMLNQFVEGNMLEHLGIRFTKIGEDYLEATMPVDHRTKQPFGLLHGGASVVLAETLGSVGAACCVDPDHYHCVGLDINANHIKAVRSGQVKGCAKPIHLGKNTHVWEIKIVTEEGELACISRITMAVLDKKS
- a CDS encoding histidine phosphatase family protein; protein product: MSTKKIYLVRHGQTDYNLRGVVQGSGINASINATGRKQAEAFYEAYRHIKFDRIYYTGLKRTRQSIERFLDNGTPYESLPDLNEISWGKYEGVPMTKDEHSYYQGMLEKWSDGDLDFSIEGGESPNMVFARLKRGLEYILSQEGETILICMHGRAMRIMLSLMLDYDLRFMDVFDHHNLGYYELTVKEDGKFILDRYNHVKHLKIKGLIG